From Vibrio aerogenes, a single genomic window includes:
- a CDS encoding iron-containing alcohol dehydrogenase: MQFTYSNPTTIFFGQGQIAAIKNAIPADKKVLMIYGGGSIKKNGVYEQTKTALDAHTWLEFSGVEPNPTKETLDKAVAIVKAENIDFILAVGGGSVIDGSKYVAAAAKYDGDGWDIMTRKHTVTDAVPLGAVLTLPATGSESNSGAVITKAETHDKLAFMTPHVHPRFAVMDPDVMKTLPEHQLLNGLVDAWVHTCEQYITRNTNAYVQDAYAEGLLRSLKTLGEQFASRDNDEWRANLMWSANQALNGLIGVGVPQDWATHMLGHEFTALWGVAHARSLAIVQPSLLRNQIEAKREKLEQMGKNVFFLGENATAEATIDAIEAFYHQLGVETHFSEYENTKADAVSAVVKQLDKHGMTALGENGAITLEASEKILESAIQ, encoded by the coding sequence ATGCAATTTACTTATTCAAATCCGACCACTATTTTCTTTGGTCAGGGACAAATTGCTGCAATAAAAAATGCCATTCCGGCTGATAAAAAAGTCCTGATGATTTATGGCGGTGGCTCAATTAAGAAAAATGGGGTTTATGAGCAGACAAAAACGGCTCTGGACGCACACACATGGCTCGAATTCTCCGGTGTCGAACCGAATCCGACCAAAGAAACACTGGATAAAGCAGTCGCTATCGTGAAAGCTGAAAATATCGACTTTATCCTTGCTGTCGGCGGTGGCTCCGTGATTGATGGCTCTAAATATGTTGCAGCCGCCGCAAAATATGACGGTGATGGCTGGGATATTATGACCAGAAAACACACAGTGACAGATGCCGTGCCTCTTGGTGCGGTGCTGACCCTGCCAGCAACCGGTTCTGAGTCAAATTCAGGCGCCGTCATCACCAAAGCAGAAACTCATGACAAACTGGCCTTTATGACCCCGCATGTTCATCCGCGCTTTGCCGTGATGGACCCGGATGTGATGAAAACCCTGCCGGAACATCAGCTGCTCAATGGCTTAGTTGATGCATGGGTGCATACCTGTGAGCAATATATCACCCGCAATACCAACGCTTATGTTCAGGACGCCTACGCAGAAGGCCTGCTTCGCAGCCTGAAAACGCTGGGTGAACAGTTCGCCAGCCGGGACAATGACGAATGGCGCGCGAACCTGATGTGGTCAGCAAATCAGGCGCTCAACGGCCTGATTGGTGTCGGTGTGCCACAAGACTGGGCGACGCATATGCTGGGTCATGAATTCACCGCTTTATGGGGTGTGGCTCATGCCCGTTCACTGGCAATCGTTCAGCCATCACTGCTGAGAAACCAGATTGAAGCCAAGCGTGAAAAACTGGAACAGATGGGCAAAAACGTATTTTTCCTTGGGGAAAACGCCACTGCTGAAGCCACCATTGATGCGATTGAAGCGTTTTATCATCAGCTGGGTGTTGAGACTCACTTCAGTGAATATGAAAACACCAAAGCAGACGCTGTCAGTGCCGTTGTGAAGCAACTGGACAAACATGGCATGACAGCACTGGGTGAAAACGGCGCGATTACGCTGGAAGCATCTGAAAAGATTCTTGAGAGTGCGATTCAGTAA
- a CDS encoding sterol desaturase family protein, with protein MTDFSIRMGVFLGAFLLLLWWQKQKPYRKHSPSHSRIWHNLLLFISGAGVVRLLQPLFLAVISFHSEQGLLQMTWLPDVVVITLSLVILDGVIYWQHRLFHTLPWLWRLHRVHHSDPALDTTSALRFHPVEILLSLTVKSTVILLCGIPFEAVLLFDILLNTSAMFNHTNVRIPEPFESTLRLIIVTPDYHRIHHSRTTTEANSNYGFCLSLWDRLFGSYTRQPHSGDAALTIGLPGTRRYMPAGIVTLLTMPFWSKRKEKREFGSS; from the coding sequence ATGACAGATTTTTCAATCCGGATGGGTGTTTTTCTTGGCGCTTTTCTCCTGTTGCTCTGGTGGCAAAAGCAAAAGCCATACAGAAAGCATTCCCCCTCACATAGCCGGATATGGCACAATTTGCTGCTGTTTATCTCTGGCGCTGGTGTCGTCCGGCTGCTTCAGCCCCTGTTTCTTGCAGTGATCAGCTTTCATTCAGAACAGGGTTTATTACAGATGACCTGGCTGCCTGATGTAGTGGTTATCACCCTCAGTCTGGTCATCCTTGATGGTGTCATTTACTGGCAACACCGACTGTTTCATACCCTGCCATGGCTATGGCGGCTACACCGTGTTCACCACTCCGATCCGGCGCTGGACACGACATCAGCCCTGCGCTTTCATCCGGTTGAGATTTTACTGTCCCTGACGGTGAAATCGACAGTGATTTTGCTGTGCGGTATACCGTTTGAAGCCGTTCTGCTGTTTGATATTCTCCTCAATACCAGTGCTATGTTTAATCACACCAATGTCCGGATTCCGGAACCATTTGAAAGTACACTGCGTCTGATCATCGTTACACCCGACTATCACCGGATTCATCATTCACGTACCACCACAGAAGCAAACAGTAATTACGGATTCTGTTTGAGTCTCTGGGATCGGCTCTTTGGCAGTTATACCCGCCAGCCACATTCAGGGGATGCAGCGCTGACCATCGGGCTGCCGGGAACCCGGCGTTATATGCCCGCCGGTATAGTGACATTACTGACCATGCCTTTCTGGTCAAAGCGCAAAGAAAAACGAGAATTCGGTTCATCGTGA
- a CDS encoding DUF2061 domain-containing protein — protein MIKTMTFAAIHFSIATLVAFALTGDFLLGSLIAMIEPSINTGAFYAHEKIWQNIPFLKRHEAKTQVKTASFAMIHFSVAFTVTYLLTGDAFIGGLMATIEPAINSVAYFFHEKVWLRKTKETGNLAYA, from the coding sequence ATGATCAAGACCATGACTTTTGCAGCGATTCACTTTTCTATTGCCACTTTAGTTGCATTTGCGCTGACAGGCGATTTTTTACTGGGCAGCTTAATTGCCATGATTGAACCTTCAATCAATACAGGGGCCTTTTACGCGCACGAAAAAATCTGGCAAAACATCCCGTTTCTGAAACGTCATGAAGCAAAGACACAAGTGAAAACCGCCAGTTTTGCCATGATTCATTTCAGCGTAGCATTCACTGTGACTTACCTGCTGACCGGCGATGCATTCATTGGGGGACTGATGGCAACGATTGAACCCGCGATTAACTCTGTTGCTTATTTCTTCCACGAAAAAGTATGGCTAAGAAAAACCAAAGAGACCGGCAATTTAGCTTACGCATAA
- a CDS encoding FMN-binding glutamate synthase family protein, with protein sequence MTIMQKVYWLIATLGNLVFFSLYFLTDSLFALTLACITLTYTLVGFYDLFFGHHSLNRLYPVVAYLRYFLESFRVEIQQYFIASDTEERPFNREQRSLVYQRAKNVRDTIAFGTQRNLLEENYLSLWHSLAPQKVQATEKRVSIGGPDCRQPYEASYLNISAMSFGALSQNAIEALNLGAKKAGCFHNTGEGGVSPYHVKHGGDLVWQIGSGLFGCRDQDGNFDEAAFQATAGREQIKMIEIKLSQGAKPGHGGVLPKSKITQEIAQIRQVPMDRDCVSPAVNPECTTPLALLSFVQKLRELSGGKPVGFKLCLGNPVEFLGICKAMLQTGITPDFITVDGAEGGTGAAPVEFSNRLGMLCLEGVAFVHNALTGIGLRDQVRIIASGKTASSFELLSKIAMGADTVNAARTMMFALGCIQSRHCNTNNCPTGIATQDPTRSKAVDVEKKSERVKNFHHNTLESFYELVGSMGLNSPCQLKPHMLKQCAGNGELKSIVTNLTSLAPGALINDASLLSPEWRTWWQKSSAEQYAETGDIYILPPADCG encoded by the coding sequence ATGACCATCATGCAAAAGGTTTACTGGCTCATTGCAACGCTGGGAAACCTGGTTTTCTTTTCCCTTTATTTTCTGACTGACAGCCTGTTTGCCCTGACACTGGCGTGTATCACACTGACGTATACACTGGTTGGATTTTATGATCTCTTTTTTGGCCATCACAGCCTGAACCGTCTTTATCCTGTGGTGGCTTATCTTCGCTATTTTCTTGAGTCATTCCGGGTTGAAATTCAGCAATACTTCATTGCCAGCGATACCGAAGAGCGACCATTTAACCGTGAACAGCGCTCTTTGGTGTATCAGCGGGCGAAGAATGTCCGCGATACTATTGCTTTCGGCACACAACGTAATCTGCTGGAAGAAAATTATCTGAGCCTGTGGCATTCACTGGCTCCCCAAAAAGTACAGGCAACAGAGAAACGGGTTAGCATTGGTGGTCCGGATTGCCGGCAGCCTTACGAGGCATCTTATCTGAATATCTCAGCGATGAGTTTTGGTGCGCTGAGTCAGAATGCGATTGAAGCGCTCAATCTCGGCGCAAAAAAAGCAGGTTGTTTTCATAATACCGGTGAAGGAGGAGTCAGCCCATATCATGTGAAGCATGGTGGTGATTTAGTCTGGCAGATAGGCTCGGGCTTATTTGGCTGCCGCGATCAGGATGGCAACTTTGATGAAGCCGCGTTTCAGGCAACGGCAGGCCGGGAGCAGATCAAAATGATTGAGATTAAACTCAGCCAGGGGGCCAAACCGGGCCATGGCGGTGTGCTGCCCAAGTCAAAAATTACTCAGGAAATCGCCCAAATCCGTCAGGTGCCAATGGACAGGGACTGCGTCTCCCCGGCTGTCAATCCTGAATGCACCACGCCGCTGGCTCTGCTGTCATTTGTACAAAAGTTGCGTGAGCTGAGTGGCGGCAAGCCGGTCGGCTTCAAACTTTGTCTTGGCAATCCGGTCGAGTTTTTGGGAATTTGTAAGGCCATGCTGCAAACCGGTATCACGCCAGATTTTATTACAGTTGATGGCGCAGAAGGCGGCACCGGTGCCGCGCCGGTCGAATTCAGTAACCGGCTGGGAATGCTGTGTCTGGAAGGCGTGGCTTTTGTTCATAATGCGCTGACCGGTATTGGCCTGCGTGACCAGGTGCGGATCATTGCTTCGGGCAAAACCGCATCAAGTTTTGAATTATTGTCCAAAATCGCCATGGGTGCAGATACAGTGAATGCTGCACGAACCATGATGTTTGCTCTGGGGTGTATTCAGTCGCGTCACTGTAATACCAACAACTGTCCGACGGGCATTGCCACACAGGATCCAACCCGTTCGAAAGCGGTTGATGTGGAGAAAAAGAGCGAACGGGTGAAAAACTTCCACCACAACACGCTGGAAAGTTTTTATGAGCTGGTGGGCAGCATGGGGCTGAATTCACCGTGTCAGCTGAAGCCGCATATGCTCAAACAGTGTGCCGGGAATGGTGAGCTGAAATCGATCGTGACTAATCTGACATCACTCGCACCGGGGGCGCTGATTAACGATGCTTCGTTATTAAGTCCTGAATGGCGCACATGGTGGCAAAAGAGCAGTGCAGAGCAGTATGCAGAAACCGGTGATATTTATATTTTGCCGCCGGCAGATTGTGGTTAA
- a CDS encoding LysR family transcriptional regulator, whose protein sequence is MAVNLEHIDVFVEVVDAQSFTRAAARLGMPTSTVSARIARLEQRLGVTLIQRTTRQLSVTAAGRRYYEHCVRALSEVASAEQELSSITQQPSGKLVITAPADIADSLLVPLIHTYTQTYTAVQIELMVTNRQVDLIGENVDLAVRIGPLSDSAMIARKYIDSRVGLWASSAYLEKYGTPDHEDDLADHQMIQLLPVGRDLTLYHPSGRAVDIRLSGAVITDDVQNCRKFIESGAGIGFLPDFIGQNAGMSPTLVRVLPELVSDTFSVYFVWPSQQFVPQTVRKFIDLALSD, encoded by the coding sequence ATGGCTGTGAACCTGGAACATATTGATGTGTTTGTCGAAGTTGTCGATGCACAAAGCTTTACACGGGCGGCAGCCCGGCTGGGGATGCCCACCTCGACGGTCAGTGCCAGAATTGCGCGTCTCGAACAGCGGCTGGGCGTCACGCTGATTCAGCGAACCACCCGTCAGCTGAGCGTGACAGCCGCGGGCCGTCGTTACTATGAACATTGTGTACGGGCACTGTCTGAAGTGGCTTCTGCCGAGCAGGAGTTATCGTCGATCACACAGCAACCGTCCGGTAAACTGGTGATTACTGCGCCTGCGGATATTGCTGATTCACTGCTGGTACCTTTGATCCATACGTATACACAAACCTATACGGCCGTGCAGATTGAGCTGATGGTCACCAACCGGCAGGTTGACCTGATTGGTGAGAATGTTGATCTGGCAGTGCGGATTGGTCCATTGTCTGATTCAGCAATGATTGCCCGGAAATATATAGATTCCAGAGTCGGCTTATGGGCTTCGTCAGCTTATCTGGAAAAGTATGGTACACCAGACCATGAAGACGACCTTGCGGATCACCAGATGATTCAGCTGTTGCCTGTCGGCAGAGACCTGACACTCTATCATCCGTCCGGAAGAGCGGTTGATATTCGTTTGTCCGGGGCGGTGATCACGGATGATGTGCAAAATTGCCGGAAATTTATTGAAAGCGGGGCTGGTATTGGCTTTTTACCCGACTTTATTGGTCAGAATGCCGGAATGAGCCCGACACTGGTGCGTGTCCTGCCTGAACTGGTCAGTGACACTTTTAGTGTTTACTTTGTCTGGCCTTCTCAACAGTTTGTGCCGCAAACGGTTCGCAAGTTCATTGATTTAGCTCTGTCTGATTGA
- a CDS encoding DODA-type extradiol aromatic ring-opening family dioxygenase, which translates to MKKFPTYFISHGGGPWPWIPDMRAAFSNLETSLKEMVAAWDTPPKAILMISGHWEEKSVAIMASPKPPMVYDYYGFPAETYQISYPAPGAPELAEKTLSLLTEAGIPAHLDHKRGFDHGTFAPLAVMYPEANIPVFQISLMKSYDPAIHMAIGRALASLREEGVAIIGSGLSYHNLRLFGPQAKEPSTVFDHWLNDTLTQAPESRTPSVIDWTSAPYARICHQHEDHLMPLFVALGAAEEDTATRIYHDEGLFGGVTASSYQFGS; encoded by the coding sequence ATGAAAAAATTTCCGACTTACTTTATCTCACACGGTGGCGGCCCATGGCCCTGGATTCCTGATATGCGCGCGGCTTTTTCGAATCTGGAAACGTCCTTAAAAGAGATGGTTGCAGCGTGGGACACACCACCCAAAGCGATTTTGATGATTTCCGGTCACTGGGAAGAAAAAAGTGTTGCGATCATGGCTTCTCCAAAGCCCCCGATGGTTTATGACTATTACGGTTTCCCGGCTGAGACTTATCAAATCAGTTATCCGGCACCCGGTGCGCCCGAACTGGCAGAAAAGACACTGTCACTACTGACCGAAGCAGGTATTCCGGCTCATCTGGATCACAAACGGGGATTTGACCACGGCACATTTGCCCCGCTGGCGGTGATGTATCCTGAAGCCAATATTCCGGTATTTCAGATCTCACTGATGAAATCTTATGATCCGGCAATCCATATGGCGATCGGTCGTGCACTGGCATCACTGAGAGAAGAAGGTGTGGCGATCATCGGCTCCGGACTGAGTTATCACAACCTGAGACTATTCGGACCACAGGCAAAAGAGCCTTCAACTGTATTCGACCACTGGCTGAATGACACACTGACTCAGGCACCAGAAAGCCGGACACCTTCCGTCATCGACTGGACCAGCGCGCCTTACGCCCGGATTTGTCATCAGCATGAAGATCATCTGATGCCTCTGTTCGTCGCACTGGGTGCTGCTGAGGAAGATACGGCGACCCGGATTTATCATGATGAAGGATTATTCGGCGGAGTGACGGCTTCGAGCTACCAGTTTGGGTCATAG
- a CDS encoding TA system antitoxin ParD family protein yields the protein MATSVRLDDAFVKHVKIHAEAESRSVPKQIEYWAKIGQIMIDNPDLPYEFVREALLASEEVKSGNMTRYERKTKRK from the coding sequence ATGGCAACCAGTGTCCGGCTGGATGATGCATTCGTCAAACATGTCAAAATCCATGCTGAAGCAGAAAGCCGCTCTGTCCCCAAACAGATAGAGTATTGGGCAAAAATCGGACAGATTATGATTGATAATCCTGACTTACCTTACGAGTTTGTCCGGGAAGCGCTGCTGGCTTCTGAGGAAGTGAAATCAGGAAACATGACGCGTTATGAGCGAAAAACAAAAAGAAAATAA
- a CDS encoding type II toxin-antitoxin system RelE/ParE family toxin, which yields MSEKQKENKLSVYQTNRFEKQLKRLSETQLQRIEDEIDLIIENPKLGTRKKGDLSHLWVHKFNLERKQILLGYSWVEDRLELYLLNIGPHENYYETMKKSRRLDLKTIG from the coding sequence ATGAGCGAAAAACAAAAAGAAAATAAACTCTCCGTCTATCAAACAAACCGCTTTGAAAAACAACTGAAAAGGCTTTCTGAAACACAACTTCAGCGGATTGAAGATGAAATTGATTTAATCATTGAAAACCCCAAACTGGGGACACGCAAGAAAGGAGATTTATCTCATCTTTGGGTACATAAATTTAATTTGGAAAGAAAACAGATACTTTTGGGGTATTCATGGGTTGAAGACCGCCTTGAGCTCTATCTGCTGAACATCGGACCGCACGAAAATTATTACGAAACCATGAAAAAAAGTCGCAGGCTGGATCTGAAGACGATTGGATAG